From a region of the Nocardioides ginsengisegetis genome:
- a CDS encoding UDP-N-acetylmuramoyl-tripeptide--D-alanyl-D-alanine ligase has protein sequence MIPMTLAEIAAVVDGSVSGDPDLLVHAPAYVDSRNPIQGGLFVAVVGEHVDGHDYVEGAHAVLGSRSTGAPSVLVGDPVAALGRLARHVLGRIDTTVVALTGSQGKTGTKDYLAQVLAAAGPTVATTGNNNNEIGVPLTVLRADAGTAHLVVEMGARGVGHIAYLCGIAPPHVAAVLNVGTAHIGEFGSREAIAQAKGEIVEALPDGGIAVLAADDELVSAMSARTHARVLTFGTTGDVAWRHLELDELGRPSFELGHGGEWHPVRLGQVGAHQAANAAAAAAMAIAVGLPLADVARALTDATDFSRWRMEVHERADGLVVVNDAYNANPASMVAALDALVAIGSRRGGRTVAVLGEMKELGDDATEAHLEVGRHAADVGADVVVAVGDPADGIAVGAEETPGWGGTVVRTAGRDEALAWVRENVAVTDVVLVKASRGAALELIADGLLADGSTDDIDGEGSAR, from the coding sequence ATGATCCCCATGACCCTCGCCGAGATCGCCGCCGTCGTCGACGGCAGCGTCTCCGGTGACCCCGACCTGCTCGTGCACGCCCCGGCGTACGTCGACAGCCGCAACCCGATCCAGGGCGGGCTGTTCGTGGCCGTGGTGGGGGAGCACGTCGACGGCCACGACTACGTCGAGGGCGCCCACGCCGTGCTCGGCAGCCGCTCCACCGGCGCCCCGTCCGTGCTCGTCGGCGACCCCGTCGCCGCGCTGGGTCGCCTGGCCCGCCACGTGCTGGGCCGGATCGACACGACCGTCGTCGCGCTGACCGGGTCGCAGGGCAAGACGGGCACCAAGGACTACCTCGCGCAGGTGCTGGCCGCTGCCGGCCCGACCGTCGCGACCACGGGCAACAACAACAACGAGATCGGCGTCCCGCTCACCGTGCTGCGCGCCGACGCGGGCACCGCCCACCTCGTGGTCGAGATGGGTGCGCGCGGGGTCGGCCACATCGCCTACCTCTGCGGGATCGCGCCGCCCCACGTCGCGGCCGTGCTCAACGTCGGCACCGCCCACATCGGCGAGTTCGGCAGCCGTGAGGCGATCGCGCAGGCCAAGGGCGAGATCGTCGAGGCGCTGCCCGACGGCGGGATCGCGGTGCTCGCGGCCGACGACGAGCTGGTCTCCGCCATGTCCGCGCGCACGCACGCGCGCGTGCTGACCTTCGGCACGACCGGCGACGTGGCCTGGCGCCACCTCGAGCTCGACGAGCTCGGGCGCCCGTCCTTCGAGCTCGGGCACGGCGGGGAGTGGCACCCGGTCCGGCTCGGCCAGGTCGGCGCCCACCAGGCCGCCAACGCCGCCGCCGCTGCGGCCATGGCGATCGCCGTCGGGCTGCCCCTCGCCGACGTCGCCCGCGCGCTGACCGACGCCACCGACTTCTCGCGCTGGCGGATGGAGGTCCACGAGCGCGCGGACGGCCTGGTCGTGGTCAACGACGCCTACAACGCCAACCCGGCCTCGATGGTGGCCGCCCTCGACGCCCTGGTCGCGATCGGCAGCCGCCGCGGCGGCCGCACGGTGGCCGTGCTGGGGGAGATGAAGGAGCTCGGGGACGACGCGACCGAGGCCCACCTCGAGGTGGGGCGGCACGCCGCGGACGTCGGTGCCGATGTCGTCGTGGCCGTCGGCGACCCGGCCGACGGCATCGCGGTGGGCGCCGAGGAGACCCCCGGCTGGGGCGGCACGGTGGTCCGGACGGCGGGGCGTGACGAGGCGCTGGCGTGGGTGCGCGAGAATGTCGCGGTCACCGACGTCGTCCTCGTGAAGGCGTCGCGCGGCGCCGCCCTCGAGCTCATCGCGGACGGACTGCTCGCCGACGGAAGCACTGACGACATCGACGGAGAGGGAAGCGCTCGATGA
- a CDS encoding UDP-N-acetylmuramoyl-L-alanyl-D-glutamate--2,6-diaminopimelate ligase: MVSEETPTRPRRPLSTPLGDLVAWLETHDADVSTRGDLDSVVVTGISLSSQRIRPGDLYAALPGTRVHGIEFAAAAAEAGAVAILTDQDGAASDPVTDLPLVVVGSPRALLGRLSARVYGDPATSLRMIGVTGTQGKTTTTRLLESGLQQAGVPAAVIGTVGTRVGGADVKTSLTTPEAPDLHGLFAMMRERHVAACAMEVSSHALVMGRVDGVVFDVAVFTNFGRDHLDFHTDVEDYFRAKASLFTPQRARLGLVNVDDEHGRRLVEEATIPVRTFSLTGREAHWQAVDVYLSATGSRFTVLGPDGIAVDAAVGLPGDFNVANGLAAIAAASEAGFDTRRVAEGIATGGGVPGRLERIDEGQDYVVVVDYAHKPDAVEAAIGALRPLTEGQVIVVIGAGGDRDPGKRPIMGEIAARLADVLVVTDDNPRTEDPAAIRAAVLAGTTAGPADVVEIGDRRSAVREAVRRARPGDIVLVAGKGHETGQEVQGVVHPFDDREVVREAIREATR, from the coding sequence GTGGTGAGCGAGGAGACCCCGACCCGGCCGCGACGCCCGTTGAGCACCCCGCTCGGCGACCTCGTCGCCTGGCTCGAGACCCACGACGCCGACGTGTCCACGCGGGGTGACCTCGACAGCGTGGTGGTCACCGGCATCTCCCTGAGCTCCCAGCGCATCCGGCCCGGCGACCTGTACGCCGCCCTGCCGGGCACCCGCGTCCACGGCATCGAGTTCGCCGCCGCGGCCGCCGAGGCCGGTGCCGTCGCGATCCTGACCGACCAGGACGGGGCAGCCAGCGACCCGGTGACCGACCTGCCGCTCGTCGTCGTCGGCTCGCCCCGAGCCCTCCTCGGCCGTCTCTCCGCCCGCGTCTACGGCGACCCCGCGACCTCGCTCCGGATGATCGGTGTGACCGGCACCCAGGGCAAGACCACCACCACGCGGCTGCTCGAGAGCGGCCTGCAGCAGGCCGGCGTGCCCGCCGCCGTGATCGGCACGGTCGGCACGCGCGTCGGCGGTGCGGACGTGAAGACGTCGCTGACCACTCCGGAGGCCCCGGACCTGCACGGCCTCTTCGCGATGATGCGCGAGCGCCACGTCGCCGCCTGCGCCATGGAGGTCTCCAGCCACGCCCTGGTCATGGGCCGCGTCGACGGGGTCGTCTTCGACGTCGCGGTCTTCACCAACTTCGGTCGCGACCACCTCGACTTCCACACCGACGTGGAGGACTACTTCCGAGCCAAGGCCTCGCTCTTCACCCCGCAGCGCGCCCGGCTCGGCCTGGTCAACGTCGACGACGAGCACGGTCGGCGCCTGGTCGAGGAGGCCACCATTCCGGTGCGCACCTTCTCGCTGACCGGCCGCGAGGCGCACTGGCAGGCGGTCGACGTCTACCTCAGCGCCACCGGCTCCCGCTTCACCGTGCTCGGCCCCGACGGGATCGCCGTCGACGCGGCCGTCGGGCTGCCCGGCGACTTCAACGTCGCCAACGGCCTCGCCGCGATCGCGGCGGCCTCGGAGGCCGGGTTCGACACTCGCCGGGTCGCCGAGGGCATCGCCACGGGGGGCGGCGTCCCCGGCCGGCTCGAGCGGATCGACGAGGGCCAGGACTACGTCGTGGTCGTCGACTACGCCCACAAGCCCGACGCCGTGGAGGCCGCGATCGGCGCCCTCCGGCCGCTCACCGAGGGACAGGTCATCGTCGTGATCGGCGCCGGCGGCGACCGCGATCCCGGCAAGCGGCCGATCATGGGCGAGATCGCGGCCCGCCTGGCCGATGTGCTGGTCGTGACCGACGACAACCCGCGCACCGAGGACCCCGCCGCGATCCGGGCCGCGGTGCTGGCCGGCACCACCGCCGGGCCGGCGGACGTCGTCGAGATCGGCGATCGACGTAGCGCCGTGCGGGAGGCGGTCCGCCGCGCCCGCCCCGGCGACATCGTGCTGGTGGCCGGCAAGGGCCACGAGACGGGCCAGGAGGTCCAGGGCGTCGTGCACCCCTTCGATGACCGCGAGGTGGTCCGCGAGGCCATCCGGGAGGCCACCCGATGA